TCTTTTAATGTATCTTTTAAATTTAAATTAGTTAATACTTCATCTGCATATTTACCTGCTGGAACACTTTCAGCTTCTCCAACTGCAATTTTCTTTACTTTATCTGTAGTTAAGTCTTTCATACTAGATACATCACTATCAGAAGAAGAAATAAGAACTAAATCATTTTTAACTAAATCTTTAATAGTATCAGAAACCAATAACTTTTCTTCATCTAAAGCTTTCATTTGTTTTTGACCTGCTGAAATAAATAAATCACATGGTGCGCCTTGCTCTATTTGTTGTTGAAGTGAGCCTGATGCTCCATAGTTAACTGTAAGCTTTACATTGGAATCAACTTTTTTGTATTCTTCTTCAAGTTTTGCCATCGCTTCTTTTAAACTTGCTGCTGCAGATATGTTTAGTTCTACTGCCTCACTGCTTTTATTTGTTTGTTCTTCTTTGCCACCATCTTTTGGACCTTCTTTACTACTACATCCAACTGTCCCCAAAGTTAAACATACAACTAGTCCTAATATTCCCAATATTTTTTTCATAATACTCTCCCTTTTTGTAAATTTGATACATATTTTAATTCGTTTTATCATGTTTTATCATGTTTTGTTATGTATAACTTAATTATATATACCTACTAATAAATTTTCAAGTAAATTATTTATATTACTTTTAAATATTTTTCTACATTTTTCTTTTTTTAATGTTAAAATAACCTTATATGGAGGTGGATTATGGACTCATTATCATCTTTGACACCTGTTGAAGTAGCTGAATTATTAAAGATAACAAAAAATACCGTATACGAATTAATCAAAAGAGGTGAGCTTCCTTCTTACAAAGTAGGCAAAAAAATAAGAGTTGATATTAAAGACGTTGAAGAATATATCAACAGTCAGAAAACTGGTAAAATTAAAGATACACATTTTAACAATAAAAATATTGATATTGATAATAACTATAAAATTATTATTTCTGGCCAAGATGTAATATTAGACATTTTAGCTAGGTCTGTTGAAAAAAAATTAGATAGAGTAAATACATTTCGCTCTTATATAGGCAGCTATAATGCTTTATATGAATTATATAATGGCAGGGTTTCTATAGCATCATCCCATCTATGGGATTTTGAAACAGACGAATATAATAGTACTTTTGTTAAAAAACTATTGCCAGGAATCCCATGTGTACTTATAAATCTAGCTTATAGAATGCAAGGGTTTTACGTTGCCAAAGGAAATCCTAAGGAAATAAAAAGTTGGAATGATTTAACCAGACCAAATATAACACTTGTAAATCGAGAAAAGGGGGCTGGTACTAGAGTTTTGCTTGATGGCAAACTTAGACTTTTAAATTTTAATGGCACTTATATAAATGGTTATTATGATGAAGAATTATCACATTTAGGAGTAGCAAGCAAGGTTTCTCGTGGTGTAGCTGATGTTGGATTGGGCAATGAAAAAGCTGCTCTACAAGTAAACAATATTGACTTTATTCCTCTTCACAAAGAACGCTATGATTTAGTTATTAAAAAAGAAGACTTAAAAAACCCTGTCTACCAAACTATAATTAGTATAATCAATTCAACTGAGTTTAAGGCTGAACTTCAAGGTCTTGGTGGATATGACTTGATTGACACAGGTAAAATTATAACAGAAGTTTAAAAATAAAAATCGCAATCTATTTTTACAAGATTTATAAATTAGTCGTAAAGTAAATTGCGATTTTTATGTATTCCAAAACACGTACATCAAAAAACTCAGTCTATCATAAAAACCTATATTATTCATCTTAGTGGCCACATATAAAATTCAATATACTAAACAGTTAAATATATTACATTAATATATATTTACATAATAGTAATTTTCCTTAATGTAGATTAACGTGTTATGTGTTTTTGAGATGAATAACTTTCCTATCTTGTATACATGTGGTAAAATAAATGAGTTTAATAAACTATATACAAAGTTGCTTTCTTCTTGTATTTTCTCAACTAATAAACTATTAATAAAATTATCTTTTTCATTTTCAATAACTTCACTCCAATTTATTTTAACTTTTAATATATATCTTCCTACTAAGTATGCACATTCTGCAACAAATAATAACAATACTATATAGTCAGCTCCTCCTGGCTGATATAAACTTCCTGATACTAAGGGTTTAGCAAAAAAGTTATAAAAATTTAAAGTATCTCCTGTATAATCAAAAAATATTAGTAGTAATCCTAAAACTCTTAATACTCTCATATTCAACATGCCTTTTTCTTTATTATTTTTATTTTTCATATATACTACCTCTCTTTTCGTTAGATTTTATTGTATATAATACTAACTCTTTTATTTGAGGTACAAGTGAATTTAATTGGTAGTTATTTTCATTTTCATAATAAATTAATTCATATTAAACATTTATATTTAATATGAAAAATAGCTTATTTATTTTGTAACAAAATAAATAAGCTATTGAAATATACAACTAATTTCTATTAATTAATAATACTACTATCTATAAACTTGAAAATTCTATTGAAATATACTTTACTATCAGAGTCATATCCAGAGACATGTTCAACCCCTTCTATAAGCCATAGCTCTTTTTTATTATGTTTGACTAAGTCATACATTGTTTGGCTATTTTGATAATTACAAACAGTGTCTTTTGTTCCATGTATAAATAGTATAGGAACATTACTCTTTTCAATTGCCTTATATGGTTCTACATCACTATACCAAAATCCAGATTTAAATTTATTATACAAATCTCCACATGTTACTACATAATTTACTAACATATTTGGTATATGTTTTTCTAGTATTCCCATTCTAATAGCATCCTTCATTTCAGAATATGGAGAATCTAATATATAGAAATCGACCTCTTGATTTTCTGAATTTATAGCTGTGTGCATAGCAGCCGTT
This sequence is a window from Clostridioides difficile. Protein-coding genes within it:
- the modA gene encoding molybdate ABC transporter substrate-binding protein, whose translation is MKKILGILGLVVCLTLGTVGCSSKEGPKDGGKEEQTNKSSEAVELNISAAASLKEAMAKLEEEYKKVDSNVKLTVNYGASGSLQQQIEQGAPCDLFISAGQKQMKALDEEKLLVSDTIKDLVKNDLVLISSSDSDVSSMKDLTTDKVKKIAVGEAESVPAGKYADEVLTNLNLKDTLKDKLVFAKDVKEVLAWVQSGNADAGFVYFSDTVNNDKIKVVEKTDEKTHSPITYPVAVIEASKNADVAKKFEEFLLSDAGQKIFEEFGYKKVE
- a CDS encoding helix-turn-helix transcriptional regulator, with product MDSLSSLTPVEVAELLKITKNTVYELIKRGELPSYKVGKKIRVDIKDVEEYINSQKTGKIKDTHFNNKNIDIDNNYKIIISGQDVILDILARSVEKKLDRVNTFRSYIGSYNALYELYNGRVSIASSHLWDFETDEYNSTFVKKLLPGIPCVLINLAYRMQGFYVAKGNPKEIKSWNDLTRPNITLVNREKGAGTRVLLDGKLRLLNFNGTYINGYYDEELSHLGVASKVSRGVADVGLGNEKAALQVNNIDFIPLHKERYDLVIKKEDLKNPVYQTIISIINSTEFKAELQGLGGYDLIDTGKIITEV